The Streptomyces sp. NBC_01463 DNA window CCATTCAGGCCATCCGCGCCGAGGAGCGTTGCCGTCGTGAGAGTCATCGTCGTAGGAGCCGGCGTGGTGGGAACCATGCACGCCTGGCACGCAGTGAACCGCGGCCACGAGGTCGTACAGATCGAGCGCGAGAGCGAGGCACGCGGAGCATCGCTCCGCAATTTCGGACAGATATGGGTCAGCGGCCGGGCCGGCGGCGAGGAGCTGGAGACCGCACTCCGCGCCCGTGAACTCTGGGAGTCCATCGGCGCGCGGGTGCCGGATCTCGGCTTCCGGGCCTGCGGCTCGCTCACCCCGGTGCGCACCGCACGGGAGACCGTCGTCGCCGAGGCGGCCGTGGCCCGTCCCGACGCGGCGGCCCGCGGCTACAAGCTGCTCACCGCGGGCGAGGCCCGCGCCCTCAACCCGGCCCTGCGCGGCGACTTCACCGCCGCCCTGTGGTGCGAGCGGGACGCGGCAGTCGAGCCGCGCACCGCCCAGCTCGCCCTGAAGCGGGAACTGCTCGCCTCCGGCCGCTACACCTACCTCGGCGGCCGCGAGGTGCGCGAGGTCGTCGGCACGGCCTCCGTCCGCGACGACCACGGGGACGTGCACACCGGCGACGCCGTCGTCCTCGCCACCGGCGCCTGGCTCGGCGGCCTCGTCCGCGAACTGGCCGGACCGGATCTGCCCGTACGGCGGGTCCGCCTCCAGATGATGCAGACCGACCCGCTCGGCGAACCGCTCACCACGTCCGTCGCCGACGCCGACAGCTTCCGCTACTACCCGGCCTACCGCGGCGAGGCGCTCGACGCGCTCAACGCCGGACAGGCCCAGGCCCCCACCGCCGCCGAACACCGCATGCAGCTCCTGATGGTGCAGCGCCGCGACGGCGGACTGACCATCGGCGACACCCACGAGTACGAGCACCCCTTCTCCTTCGACACCGTCGAGGAGCCCTACGAGCACCTCACCGCGGTCGTCGAGTCCTTCCTCGGCCGCCCGCTGCCGCGCATCCGCCGCCGCTGGGCCGGGGTCTACGCCCAGTGCACCGACACCGGCCGCGTCGTCCACCGCCAGCAGGTGCGGGACGGCGTCTGGCTCGTCACCGGGCCCGGCGGACGCGGCATGACCTGCTCGCCCGCCATCGCCGAAACGACCGCCAACGAACTGGGATGGTGAAGACGTTGACCAACGACACCGCGCTGAATCTGATCGTCCTCGACATGGCGGGCACCACCGTCGCCGACGGGGGCCTCGTCGAGCAGGCCTTCTCCGCCGCGGCCGCACGCCTCGGCGTGGAGCCCGGCTCCGCCGACCACGCCCGGAAGCTCGACTACGTACGCGCCACCATGGGCGAGTCCAAGATCACCGTCTTCCGCCACCTGTTCGGCGAGGAGACCCTGGCCCAGCGGGCCAACACCGCCTTCGAGGCGGCGTACGGCGAACTCGTCGACGGCGGCCGCATCGCCCCCGTCCCCGGCGCCCGCGAGGCCGTCGAACAGCTCACCTCCGAGGGCCGGACCGTGGTCCTGTCCACCGGCTTCGCCCGCACCACCCAGGACGCGATCCTCGCCGCACTCGGCTGGCAGGACCTCGTCGCCCTGACCCTCTGCCCCGCCGACGCCGGCGGCCGCGGCCGCCCCTACCCGGACATGGTCCTGGCCGCGCTGCTGCGCACCGGAGCGGTGGACGACGTCCGCCGGACCGTCGTCGCCGGGGACACCTCGTATGACATGCTCAGCGGGGTACGCGCCGGGGCAGGCATCGTCGCCGGGGTCCTCACCGGCGCCCACGACAAGGACCAGCTGACCCGCAGCGGAGCCACCCACGTCCTCGGCTCCGTCGCCGAACTCCCCGGACTCGTCGCGCGGGCCGAGGCATGACGGGCGGGGCCGAAAGCGTCCGCAGCGGCATCAGGTTCGACGGGGTCAGCGTCGCCTACGGCGGCAACGTCGTCCTCGACCGGCTCGACCTCACCGTCGAACCCGGTGAGGTCATGGCCCTCCTCGGCCCCTCCGGTTCCGGCAAGACGACCGCCCTGCGCGCCGTCGCCGGTTTCGTCCGGCCCGCGGCCGGGCGGGTGTTCATCGGCGACCGCGACGTCACCGCCCTGCCGCCGCACAAGCGCGGCATCGGCATGGTCGTCCAGCAGTACGCGCTCTTCCCGCACCTGCGGGTCCAGGACAACGTCGCCTTCGGCCTGAAGGCGCAGAAGGCCGACAAGGCAGCGATCCCGGGGCGGGTCGCCGAGGCGCTCGAACTCGTCGGCATGGGCGCCTTCGCCCGGCGCTACCCGCGCGAGCTCTCCGGCGGCCAGCAGCAGCGCGTCGCCATCGCCCGCGCGCTCGCCATCCGCCCCGGCGTCCTGCTGCTCGACGAACCGCTCTCCGCGCTCGACGCCCAGCTGCGCTCCGGCATGCTCACCGAACTGGCCAGGCTGCACCGCGAACTGCCGGACGTCTCCATCCTGTACGTCACCCACGACCAGGTCGAGGCGCTGACCCTCGCCGACCGGATCGCCGTCATGGACAAGGCCCGGCTCCAGGACTGCGGCACCCCGCAGGAGCTGTACCGCCGTCCCCGTACGGAGTTCACCGCCTCGTTCGTCGGCAACGCGAACCTGCTGCCGGTCACCGTCGCGGAGCCCGCCGGCACGGTGGACTTCGCCGGGCACGCGCTCGCCGTGCCGACGGGGCCGGTGGCCGGCGGTGTCACCGCGACGCTCTGCGTCCGGCCGCACCTGGTCGGGCTCGGGGACGGGCCCAACGCGCTGACCGGGACGATCTCGGAGGTCCAGTGGCGCGGCTCCACGCACCGGCTGTACGTCGACGTCGACGGGCACCGGATCAAGGCCGACGTCCGGGAGCTGCGGGAGACGCCGGTGCTGGGGGACAAGGTGACGCTGCACTTCGCGCCGGACGACGCGGTGCTGCTGCCCGCGGGGGCGGGCACTCAGGAGACCCTGAGCGGAGTGGCCCGTGGCTAGCGTGGTGACCGGGGACGTGCGCCCGGCCGCATCCGGCAGCAGGGCCGCCCGCAAGGGCCGGACGGGCTGGAAGGGTCCGGCCTGGGCCCTGCCCCCCGTCGCCGTCCTCGCCGTCGTGTTC harbors:
- a CDS encoding TIGR03364 family FAD-dependent oxidoreductase, with protein sequence MRVIVVGAGVVGTMHAWHAVNRGHEVVQIERESEARGASLRNFGQIWVSGRAGGEELETALRARELWESIGARVPDLGFRACGSLTPVRTARETVVAEAAVARPDAAARGYKLLTAGEARALNPALRGDFTAALWCERDAAVEPRTAQLALKRELLASGRYTYLGGREVREVVGTASVRDDHGDVHTGDAVVLATGAWLGGLVRELAGPDLPVRRVRLQMMQTDPLGEPLTTSVADADSFRYYPAYRGEALDALNAGQAQAPTAAEHRMQLLMVQRRDGGLTIGDTHEYEHPFSFDTVEEPYEHLTAVVESFLGRPLPRIRRRWAGVYAQCTDTGRVVHRQQVRDGVWLVTGPGGRGMTCSPAIAETTANELGW
- a CDS encoding phosphonatase-like hydrolase, producing MVKTLTNDTALNLIVLDMAGTTVADGGLVEQAFSAAAARLGVEPGSADHARKLDYVRATMGESKITVFRHLFGEETLAQRANTAFEAAYGELVDGGRIAPVPGAREAVEQLTSEGRTVVLSTGFARTTQDAILAALGWQDLVALTLCPADAGGRGRPYPDMVLAALLRTGAVDDVRRTVVAGDTSYDMLSGVRAGAGIVAGVLTGAHDKDQLTRSGATHVLGSVAELPGLVARAEA
- a CDS encoding ABC transporter ATP-binding protein, with product MTGGAESVRSGIRFDGVSVAYGGNVVLDRLDLTVEPGEVMALLGPSGSGKTTALRAVAGFVRPAAGRVFIGDRDVTALPPHKRGIGMVVQQYALFPHLRVQDNVAFGLKAQKADKAAIPGRVAEALELVGMGAFARRYPRELSGGQQQRVAIARALAIRPGVLLLDEPLSALDAQLRSGMLTELARLHRELPDVSILYVTHDQVEALTLADRIAVMDKARLQDCGTPQELYRRPRTEFTASFVGNANLLPVTVAEPAGTVDFAGHALAVPTGPVAGGVTATLCVRPHLVGLGDGPNALTGTISEVQWRGSTHRLYVDVDGHRIKADVRELRETPVLGDKVTLHFAPDDAVLLPAGAGTQETLSGVARG